One genomic segment of Rivularia sp. PCC 7116 includes these proteins:
- a CDS encoding cation-translocating P-type ATPase has protein sequence MSAHSLPEQEAVWHSLKVDEAIELLSGNADTGLTSQEVESRLQKYGTNELVESGGRGSWEILIDQFKNIMLLMLIAVAIVSGVLDLLALQSGNLDSGEVPFKDTIAILAIVILNGILGYLQESRAEKALAALKKLSSPNVRVIRNGKLVDVEGKDLVPGDIMLLEAGVQVAADGRLIEQSNLQIRESALTGEAEAVNKRVEAKLTEETSLGDRINLVFQGTEVVQGRGKVLVTHTGMKTELGKIAQMLQAVETEDTPLQQRMTQLGNVLVSGSLALVVLVIIIGLLRGGNLQELVEVSLSMAVAVVPEGLPAVITVTLALGTQRMVRHNALIRKLPAVETLGSVTTICSDKTGTLTQNKMVVQSVYTSQNILKVTGEGYVPFGDFEVDGKTIYLEDYPEVTPLLIPCAVCNDAVLQQEKGDWIILGDPTEGALVTLAGKAGIEQDQWNSKLPRIGEFPFSSERKRMSVICQVEQVDTGVSIIPDVDPAISNLVKNNENYLMFTKGSPELILQRCTQIFAGNSAVELTPQQRDKILAANERMAGVGLRVLGFAYKPLLEKPPENSDEQCEQELVWLGLVGMLDAPRPEVRESVRECREAGIRPVMITGDHQLTAKAIATDLGIADSDDKVLIGKELQRMSDAELEKNVDNVSIYARVSPEHKLRIVQALQRRDKFVAMTGDGVNDAPALKQADIGIAMGITGTDVSKEASDMVLLDDNFATIVSATKEGRVVYTNIRRFIKYILGSNIGEVITIAAAPILLPMGGVPLSPLQILWMNLVTDGLPALALAVEPPEPDVMQRPPFSPKESIFARGLGFYMIRIGIIFAIITIILMNWAYYYTRPENALTEGLDPERWKTMVFTTLCIAQMGHAIAIRSNNQLTIEINPFSNPYLLAAVVLTTILQLMLVYVPPLQSFFGTHVISLPELGICLGFSALMFVWVELEKIFFRLIGKKNV, from the coding sequence ATGTCTGCCCATTCTCTGCCCGAACAAGAAGCCGTTTGGCATAGCTTAAAAGTCGATGAAGCAATAGAACTGCTTTCTGGTAATGCAGACACTGGGTTAACATCCCAAGAAGTAGAATCGCGACTGCAAAAATATGGTACGAATGAATTAGTTGAATCTGGCGGACGGGGTAGCTGGGAAATTCTCATAGATCAGTTCAAGAACATTATGTTGTTGATGCTGATTGCTGTAGCTATTGTTTCGGGAGTTTTAGATTTACTCGCTCTACAATCGGGTAATTTAGACTCGGGTGAGGTTCCTTTCAAGGATACAATCGCAATTTTGGCGATAGTTATTCTCAACGGTATTTTGGGCTATCTCCAAGAAAGTCGTGCTGAAAAGGCTTTGGCTGCTTTAAAAAAGCTTTCTTCTCCTAACGTGCGGGTAATTCGCAACGGTAAGTTAGTTGATGTCGAAGGTAAGGATTTAGTGCCCGGAGATATTATGCTGCTCGAAGCTGGAGTACAGGTAGCAGCAGACGGGCGTTTAATTGAACAATCAAATTTACAAATACGCGAATCGGCTTTAACTGGTGAAGCTGAAGCTGTTAATAAGCGGGTAGAAGCTAAATTAACTGAAGAAACTAGTTTGGGTGACAGAATTAATTTGGTTTTCCAAGGTACTGAGGTTGTCCAAGGACGTGGCAAGGTTTTGGTAACTCATACCGGGATGAAAACTGAGTTGGGTAAAATTGCTCAAATGTTGCAGGCTGTGGAAACGGAAGATACACCTTTGCAGCAGCGCATGACTCAACTTGGTAATGTTTTGGTTTCCGGTTCTTTAGCTTTAGTGGTGCTGGTAATTATTATCGGTTTGCTGCGTGGTGGAAATTTACAAGAGTTGGTGGAAGTTTCTCTGAGTATGGCTGTGGCTGTGGTTCCGGAAGGTTTACCGGCTGTAATTACGGTGACTTTGGCTTTGGGAACTCAGCGAATGGTTCGCCACAATGCTTTGATACGTAAGTTACCGGCTGTGGAAACTTTGGGTTCGGTAACTACTATTTGCTCTGATAAAACTGGCACTTTAACTCAAAATAAAATGGTGGTGCAATCTGTTTATACCAGCCAGAATATATTAAAAGTAACGGGTGAAGGTTACGTTCCTTTTGGGGATTTTGAAGTTGATGGTAAAACTATTTATTTAGAAGATTATCCGGAAGTCACACCTTTGTTAATTCCCTGTGCTGTTTGTAATGATGCTGTTTTACAACAGGAAAAAGGTGATTGGATAATTCTTGGCGATCCTACAGAGGGTGCTTTGGTAACCTTAGCAGGGAAGGCGGGAATCGAACAAGACCAGTGGAATAGTAAATTACCGCGCATTGGCGAATTTCCTTTTTCTTCCGAACGCAAGCGAATGAGCGTAATTTGTCAGGTGGAACAGGTGGATACTGGTGTTTCAATTATTCCAGATGTCGATCCCGCTATTAGTAATTTGGTAAAGAATAATGAAAATTATTTGATGTTTACCAAAGGTTCTCCAGAATTAATTTTGCAACGCTGTACTCAAATTTTTGCGGGAAATAGTGCGGTTGAACTAACTCCTCAACAGAGAGATAAGATATTAGCAGCAAACGAGCGCATGGCAGGCGTTGGTTTACGGGTATTGGGTTTCGCTTACAAACCTTTATTGGAAAAACCACCGGAAAATTCTGACGAGCAGTGCGAACAAGAATTAGTATGGTTGGGATTGGTAGGAATGCTCGACGCACCACGCCCAGAAGTTAGAGAATCAGTACGTGAATGTCGGGAAGCGGGAATTCGTCCGGTGATGATTACCGGAGATCATCAACTCACAGCAAAGGCGATCGCCACGGATTTAGGTATTGCTGATTCCGACGATAAAGTATTGATAGGGAAGGAATTGCAGCGGATGAGCGATGCCGAACTGGAGAAAAACGTCGATAATGTCAGCATATACGCAAGAGTTTCTCCCGAACATAAATTACGCATCGTCCAAGCTTTACAGCGTCGAGATAAATTTGTTGCCATGACTGGTGATGGTGTTAACGATGCACCAGCCCTCAAACAAGCCGATATCGGGATTGCCATGGGGATTACTGGTACCGATGTCAGTAAAGAAGCTAGCGATATGGTGTTGTTAGATGACAACTTCGCGACTATTGTTTCCGCAACCAAGGAAGGTAGAGTCGTTTATACAAATATTCGCCGCTTTATCAAATATATTCTTGGAAGTAACATCGGTGAAGTTATTACCATTGCTGCTGCACCGATTTTGTTACCAATGGGTGGTGTACCTTTATCGCCTTTACAAATCTTGTGGATGAATTTAGTTACTGACGGTTTACCAGCTTTAGCATTAGCTGTCGAACCTCCCGAACCCGATGTCATGCAGCGTCCGCCTTTTAGCCCCAAAGAAAGTATTTTTGCTCGGGGTTTAGGTTTTTACATGATTCGCATCGGTATAATATTTGCGATTATCACTATTATTTTGATGAACTGGGCTTACTACTATACCCGTCCAGAAAATGCTTTAACAGAAGGATTAGATCCCGAGCGTTGGAAAACAATGGTATTTACGACTTTGTGTATTGCTCAAATGGGACACGCTATAGCAATTCGTTCCAACAACCAATTAACTATAGAAATCAACCCCTTCTCTAATCCTTATTTATTAGCTGCTGTTGTTTTAACTACCATTTTGCAATTAATGTTAGTATACGTTCCACCCCTACAAAGTTTCTTCGGTACCCATGTTATCAGTTTGCCGGAATTAGGGATTTGCTTGGGATTTAGTGCTTTAATGTTTGTTTGGGTTGAATTGGAAAAAATATTCTTCCGTTTAATTGGTAAGAAAAACGTGTGA
- a CDS encoding transglutaminase domain-containing protein, with product MTSVLPALTVSQMIGQRTIRPFAVASLYGIAFKKDTLIAVDPRLGHLLQIDPTNDNTKIINSHQTREFMDVTGLALWEDTLWVTRDNNIYSCKINSLGLEHFATLAYPANGIAVWDSTVYVSCEKLGKIIVFNRNTGKEIAKFYAPGVGLENLAVTEEALLVCDTVEQSVYFLDRATGEIQFSVLTPFESPTGIAIHTDSSTKKQSIYVAYSSEEPYIRDNPNAEPNHELTYRDRAFIHPLNYHFNREKRTAVSNGYLLEMSYVEQIDPLEEVYLQNLEWRIALPSETERQKVKRVEPVGLPFTEEIIGGQRVAVFKFDTLAPGERHLLGWKAILEVRSIKYRITPRDVENASSLPTEFTSRYLIDDDDLAMNTEIVRQAAIEAVGSETNLLRKMYSIRNYVYDQLSYGIKPHIDTPDIVLERGIGSCGEYVGVLLALCRLNGIACRTVGRYKCPAYAEKQGVPLQPDYNHVWLEFYIPGFGWLPMESNPDDVGRDGPHPTRYFMGLSWFHIEIGKGISFETLSSEGKRIEKEDVSIGELAINHIRFTILEELPSFTD from the coding sequence ATGACGAGTGTACTTCCCGCTTTGACAGTTAGCCAGATGATTGGGCAAAGAACTATTCGACCGTTTGCTGTTGCTTCTTTATACGGCATCGCATTTAAAAAAGATACATTGATTGCTGTCGATCCAAGACTTGGGCATCTGCTGCAAATTGACCCCACTAATGACAATACAAAGATTATAAATTCCCACCAAACGCGGGAATTTATGGATGTTACGGGTCTGGCGCTGTGGGAAGATACCTTATGGGTGACCCGAGATAACAATATTTATTCGTGTAAAATAAATTCTTTGGGTTTAGAGCATTTTGCCACTTTAGCTTATCCTGCAAACGGTATTGCAGTTTGGGATTCCACTGTTTATGTCAGTTGCGAAAAACTCGGTAAGATTATTGTCTTTAATCGAAATACGGGTAAAGAAATAGCGAAGTTTTATGCCCCTGGCGTAGGACTTGAAAACTTAGCTGTAACAGAAGAAGCGCTTTTAGTTTGCGATACGGTAGAACAATCAGTTTACTTCCTCGATAGAGCCACCGGTGAAATTCAATTCAGCGTACTTACTCCCTTTGAATCTCCTACGGGGATAGCAATACACACCGATTCATCAACAAAAAAACAAAGCATCTACGTTGCTTACTCATCCGAAGAACCTTACATCCGAGACAATCCCAACGCCGAACCAAACCACGAACTAACCTATCGCGATCGCGCTTTTATTCATCCCCTTAATTACCATTTCAATCGGGAAAAACGCACGGCTGTTTCTAACGGTTATTTGCTAGAAATGTCCTACGTAGAGCAAATTGACCCTTTAGAAGAGGTATATTTACAAAATTTAGAATGGCGCATTGCTCTACCTTCGGAAACCGAACGTCAAAAGGTAAAACGGGTTGAACCGGTTGGTTTGCCTTTCACTGAAGAAATAATCGGCGGACAGCGGGTAGCCGTATTCAAGTTTGATACTTTAGCCCCCGGAGAGCGTCATCTGTTGGGCTGGAAAGCAATATTAGAAGTACGTTCTATAAAATATCGCATTACCCCGCGAGACGTAGAAAACGCTTCTTCATTACCAACAGAATTTACCAGTCGTTACTTAATTGATGATGACGACTTAGCAATGAATACTGAGATTGTTCGTCAAGCAGCAATCGAAGCAGTAGGTAGTGAAACCAATTTACTCCGAAAAATGTATAGCATTCGTAACTATGTTTACGACCAATTATCCTACGGAATTAAACCACATATTGATACCCCAGATATAGTTTTAGAACGTGGCATCGGTTCATGCGGAGAATACGTAGGCGTGTTATTAGCATTGTGTCGTTTAAACGGAATTGCTTGTCGGACAGTAGGTCGCTACAAATGTCCTGCCTACGCTGAAAAGCAAGGCGTTCCCCTTCAACCAGACTACAACCACGTTTGGCTAGAATTTTACATTCCAGGCTTCGGTTGGCTGCCAATGGAATCAAACCCCGACGATGTGGGAAGAGATGGTCCCCATCCTACCCGATACTTTATGGGTTTAAGCTGGTTTCACATCGAAATTGGTAAAGGTATATCTTTTGAAACCTTAAGTTCTGAAGGCAAGCGCATTGAAAAAGAAGACGTTTCCATTGGTGAATTAGCAATCAATCATATTCGCTTCACAATTCTTGAAGAATTGCCATCCTTTACAGATTAA
- a CDS encoding PD-(D/E)XK nuclease family protein translates to MSSPVRLFASYHLWSLIAPASGQQRWHCQMKRGFIKARQDEPKVKALLKAKVTPSQRIGLLAQKGVYEFHHNRHLLNSVDGVEKVARLLKLGNLADEIQQRVRQILKKYQDAPLLLNKRVMLLTRGDEGFPKPIFIERQNYHFRLYAAMDCVLNESDSTLHIIDFKTGKSPFDRRQALVYLLAARYLYPKYKAIASFYNLEMGKKSHVITVSRSELKLIEYHLGYIAEKHQKDLKRYHQNTEDFSHIFPPNPGYHCRFCPFQSICDFSTTSDGE, encoded by the coding sequence ATGTCAAGCCCAGTAAGACTGTTCGCTAGCTATCATCTTTGGTCTTTAATTGCCCCAGCTTCTGGGCAACAGCGGTGGCACTGTCAGATGAAACGGGGATTTATTAAAGCAAGGCAAGATGAGCCGAAAGTCAAGGCTTTATTAAAAGCAAAAGTTACCCCATCACAGCGAATTGGTTTGCTAGCGCAAAAGGGTGTTTATGAGTTTCACCACAATAGACATCTTCTCAATTCTGTTGATGGGGTGGAAAAAGTTGCACGGCTTTTGAAATTAGGAAATTTAGCCGATGAAATTCAGCAGCGAGTGCGACAAATTCTCAAAAAATATCAAGATGCGCCTTTACTTTTAAATAAGCGTGTAATGTTATTAACTCGTGGGGATGAAGGTTTTCCCAAGCCTATTTTTATAGAACGTCAAAATTATCATTTCCGTTTGTATGCAGCTATGGACTGTGTATTGAACGAGTCTGATAGCACGTTACATATTATAGATTTTAAAACTGGTAAATCGCCATTTGACCGCCGACAAGCATTAGTTTATTTACTAGCAGCACGTTATCTGTACCCAAAGTATAAAGCGATAGCTTCATTTTACAATTTAGAAATGGGTAAAAAGTCTCATGTGATTACTGTTAGTAGAAGTGAATTAAAATTGATTGAATATCATTTAGGATATATTGCTGAAAAGCATCAGAAAGATTTAAAGAGATATCATCAGAATACAGAAGATTTCAGCCATATATTTCCTCCAAACCCCGGTTATCACTGTCGTTTTTGCCCGTTTCAATCTATTTGTGATTTTTCGACAACGTCAGATGGGGAATAG
- a CDS encoding carboxylate-amine ligase: MAPRTEDFTIGVEEEYQIINPQTRELTSRVEQILPFAKKIIGEKVHPEVQLSQIEIDTPVCQTLSDVRRELVRLRKGVTDAAAKDGNQIASCATHPFSTWKEQNVTPKQRYQNLIEEYQQLAKEQVIFGCHVHVGISDRNLAVEVMNRARVWLAPMLALSASSPFWMGTDTGYSSYRTEIFGRWPISGPPLIFESVDDYKRVVEALVKSKSVEEETKIYWDMRLCVKYPTVEFRMADVCMTVDEAVMIAGLTRALARTCYEHAKNERSYPKARHELIRAAHWRAARYGLDADLLDVEEKTAVPAKELVEKLLTFVRPSLEEYGDWDEISTIVREILQKGTAASRQREVYNRAGKLEDVVDYIVEETKKGIDN, translated from the coding sequence ATGGCACCTCGAACAGAAGATTTTACTATTGGAGTAGAAGAAGAATATCAAATTATTAATCCCCAGACGCGGGAACTGACTTCGCGGGTAGAGCAAATTTTGCCATTCGCGAAAAAAATAATTGGCGAAAAGGTACATCCGGAAGTTCAACTTTCACAAATTGAAATAGATACTCCTGTTTGTCAAACTCTTTCTGACGTGCGTAGGGAGTTAGTGCGGTTGCGGAAGGGAGTAACTGATGCGGCTGCCAAAGATGGCAATCAAATAGCTTCTTGTGCAACCCATCCTTTTTCTACTTGGAAGGAACAAAATGTAACTCCCAAACAACGTTATCAGAATTTGATCGAAGAATATCAGCAGCTAGCAAAAGAACAAGTTATTTTTGGCTGTCACGTTCATGTTGGAATTAGCGATCGCAATCTTGCTGTTGAGGTAATGAACCGAGCGCGAGTCTGGCTGGCTCCGATGTTAGCCTTAAGTGCTTCTTCTCCTTTTTGGATGGGTACTGATACGGGATACTCAAGCTATCGTACAGAAATTTTTGGTAGATGGCCAATATCAGGACCACCGTTAATTTTTGAGTCGGTAGATGATTATAAAAGAGTTGTAGAAGCTTTAGTTAAAAGTAAAAGTGTAGAAGAAGAAACTAAAATCTATTGGGATATGCGTCTGTGCGTGAAGTACCCAACGGTAGAGTTTCGCATGGCAGATGTTTGTATGACGGTAGATGAAGCAGTGATGATAGCAGGATTAACCCGTGCATTGGCTCGCACTTGTTACGAACATGCAAAAAACGAACGATCCTACCCCAAAGCTCGTCACGAACTCATCCGCGCGGCTCACTGGCGGGCTGCACGCTACGGTTTAGATGCCGATTTGTTGGATGTGGAAGAAAAAACCGCTGTACCCGCAAAAGAATTAGTTGAGAAATTACTAACTTTTGTCCGTCCATCATTAGAAGAATATGGCGACTGGGATGAAATTTCTACAATTGTCAGAGAAATATTACAGAAAGGAACAGCCGCTTCACGTCAGCGAGAAGTTTATAACCGTGCGGGTAAGTTAGAAGATGTTGTTGATTATATAGTTGAGGAAACAAAGAAAGGAATTGATAATTGA
- the recF gene encoding DNA replication/repair protein RecF: MFLKTLSLRNFRNYQEQIVEFSAPKTILVGNNAQGKSNLLEAVELLATLRSHRTSRDKDLVKDEESLAQVSARLKREVGVSELALTLRRNGRRTVNLNSENLRRQMDFLGVLNAVEFSSLDLDLVRGGPDNRRRWLDTLLIQLEPVYAHIMSQYQKVLRQRNAFLKGNSENLHEKSLQSQLALWDTQLVITGTRVIRRRERAIQRLAPIAQLWHSNISASTEHLQINYAPNIPLSETHQGEVQQAFLDKIQQRTVAEMHQGTTLVGPHRDEIELTINDTPARQYGSQGQQRTLVLALKLAELQLIEEVVGEPPLLLLDDVLAELDPSRQNQLLDAIQDRFQTLITTTHLGSFDSQWLNSSQILTVSRGTLSAKAAIF, translated from the coding sequence ATGTTCCTCAAAACCCTGAGTCTCCGAAATTTTCGCAATTATCAAGAACAAATAGTAGAGTTTTCTGCTCCAAAAACGATTTTGGTTGGTAATAATGCTCAGGGAAAATCTAATTTACTCGAAGCTGTGGAGTTACTAGCAACTTTGAGGAGTCACCGGACTTCCCGCGATAAAGATTTGGTTAAGGATGAAGAATCTTTAGCTCAAGTTAGTGCTAGGTTAAAACGAGAAGTTGGAGTTAGCGAACTGGCTCTAACTTTACGCCGCAACGGTCGCCGCACGGTTAATCTTAATAGTGAAAATCTTCGCCGTCAGATGGATTTTCTCGGCGTACTTAATGCGGTAGAATTCTCTTCTTTGGATTTAGATTTAGTCAGGGGTGGCCCCGACAATCGTCGCAGATGGCTGGATACTTTATTAATTCAGCTTGAACCTGTATACGCTCATATAATGAGCCAATATCAAAAGGTTTTACGACAGCGCAATGCTTTTTTGAAAGGCAATTCGGAAAATTTACATGAAAAATCGCTACAATCCCAATTAGCATTGTGGGATACTCAGTTAGTAATCACTGGTACCAGAGTAATTCGACGACGGGAAAGAGCTATACAGCGACTCGCTCCAATTGCACAATTATGGCATTCTAATATTAGTGCTTCTACAGAACATCTTCAGATAAATTACGCTCCTAATATTCCTTTATCTGAAACTCATCAAGGAGAGGTACAGCAAGCTTTTTTAGATAAAATTCAGCAGCGAACAGTTGCTGAAATGCATCAAGGTACTACCCTTGTCGGACCACATCGAGATGAAATTGAATTAACAATTAATGATACTCCCGCTCGTCAGTACGGTTCTCAAGGTCAGCAGCGAACTTTGGTTTTAGCACTGAAGCTAGCAGAATTACAGCTAATTGAAGAAGTTGTCGGAGAACCACCCCTACTTTTACTTGATGATGTTTTAGCTGAATTAGATCCTTCACGTCAGAATCAATTACTTGATGCTATCCAAGATCGATTTCAAACTCTTATTACTACCACTCATTTGGGTTCTTTCGATTCACAATGGTTGAATTCCTCTCAGATTCTTACTGTTAGCCGAGGAACACTTTCTGCTAAAGCTGCTATTTTTTAA
- a CDS encoding LapA family protein, producing the protein MKTTVNLLLSIILAFWIIAIAIISVQNATPVSLRFLTFESIQIPVGLVLTFFVALGMIAASLLQPLITSSNSKRTNSRRYEEDAEFFVDEEF; encoded by the coding sequence ATGAAAACAACTGTAAACCTACTTTTATCAATAATTTTAGCTTTTTGGATAATAGCGATCGCCATTATCTCGGTGCAGAATGCCACCCCAGTATCGTTAAGATTTCTTACATTTGAATCTATTCAGATTCCAGTCGGATTAGTTCTAACTTTTTTTGTGGCATTAGGAATGATTGCTGCTTCTCTACTACAGCCTTTAATCACTTCATCTAATTCAAAACGAACTAATTCTCGACGATATGAAGAAGATGCAGAATTTTTTGTAGATGAAGAGTTTTAA